Below is a genomic region from Treponema sp. OMZ 798.
TTCACACCTTACAATTAACGGGAGAGTACAGTCTTTTAAAAAATCTTCATATCAATGGAGGACTGTCATGGACCATAGCACACGGAAAAATAAACGGACATTCTGTTGACTTTTTATGCGGTATCATATATTCTATCCGCTGATTAGATAATCTATTTTAAGAATTAAGGGAATAAATTATGAAAAATAAAATTTTTATCGCTGTTTTTATCGTTATGGGGCTTTGTGCTTTTTCTCAAGCTGCAGTGGACATCTTTGATCCCTTATATGAAGACATAAGGATATGGGAAAATATAGGATTACTTAATGACACTCCTCAGCTAAGACCGTATCCGTTACAAGAAATAAAACGAATTTTAAACATTGTCATTGAAAAAGGTGATACACAACAAAAGAAAACGGCACAAGATCACTATAATCGTTTTTTTAACAGAAAAATCCATTTTGGCGGCAGAACAGAGTTGAATATACGGATTCCGAAAAAAGATCAAGAATTTGTATTGTCTCCGTTTATGGATATTAATGCAGAGATTTTCAAATATGTAACAATCTCAGGAAATGTTAATGTCTTTTTAACAAATAAAATACCATCTGAATCACCTCAGCCTGCTTTTCAATACTCAAAACATGATATATCAGAAGATGGTGTATTTATAGGAAAATTCTTTCTGTTGCCTGTTTTTAACACAGGTGCTGCTGTAGGAACCCATAACTACTACTTCAGTGCAGCTGTTGCAAGAACAGACTTCGGCCCTTTCGATAATTCCAATATTTTTATAGGATCACAAGCTCTGCATCAAGGACAATTTAATTTTGTAGCTAATCAAGAAAGATGGACATACACCCAAAGTCTTCTTACTCTTACTGCAAAAAATGATTTGAGAGACGGCTATACATACCCCAATAAATTTCTAGCACTTCATTCATTAAATTTTAGACCTCTGCCTTGGTTATCAATTGGTATTGTTGATTCAGTCATATATGGAGGAAGGCTTGAACCGATATATCTTATACCTTTTTCTGCATATTTTATAAGTCAAGGTTTATACGGATTTCCTGATAATAGCTTAATCGGAGGCATGTTTACAATTAAACCTATTCAGGGCCTAAGAATTGATGGAGCATTATATTCTGATGATATAGGGTTCAATGAAATAGTCAAATTTAAAAAAGATGCAAAATGGAGGATTTCCGGTCAATTCGGAATTTCTTATACAATGCCTAAAACGCATTGGTTCACGCTTGTCGATGCAAGTTATACCTTTGTTACCCCCTATTGCTATACCCATTTTGACAATGGTGATTTTACGAAGCCAAATAATCAAAATTATACACATAATGGCAGCCCTATCGGAAGTAACTTACAACCAAATTCTGATCGTATACTAGTAAAAGCTCAATTCAAACCTCTGGATGGTTTTTCAATAAATATAGCAAACACTTTTATACGTCATGGCAATGTTACTGAAAGCGTATATGACCCAATTATATTAAAAGAATATCTTCAATATGGTACATACTCAACTGACGGCTCAGTATTCAATCATTCAGCTGTAACCACGGGAGAAGGGGCAGAAACAAAAGCTAAGAAACATGCTTTTCTTTATTCTACCCCCTTCCTAACCCAGCAGACAATTCAATATGTCAATCAGCTTGGATTAGAGGGTGTAGTTAACCTCCCAATCTTAAAATCGGGAGGTTTAATACAGGTTAAGCTAGGCTATACCTTTGAAGCAAATATAAATCCCGGAGTGAATAGTCATATTTATAATACAAAAGTTGATTTTTCAGGTTTAGATGAGGAACAAATAATAAACAAAACCATCAATGAGGCTAATAACCAACTAGAAGCTTGGAGAGAAAAAGCCAAAGGGAAAGAGTTTAATCACTACTTTAACATTGGCGTAAAAATCTCTTATTAAACAATAAGCACGTAATTATTTAGCGGCTTTTTGCCAGAGCTTATTTTTAATGCTCCAAGTGCATAGGCCGCTTTTTTCTTCATGAAATTCGACATCTGCATAATACCAGCTGCGGCAGCTTATCTCGGAAAAAACAGATAGTTTTGTTTTTGGTTTTAAGCTTTCAAGTTTTAAAATAATACTTTCAGCTTTGTCTCTTGCATTCCCTAAAACAAAACCGCCGTTAAGTTCAAAAGAATCGATAGAATTACAAGGCCTCACAATTAAAGAATTATGTAGAATAGGAGGATAGATTGTAAGGCTATCAAATTTTTCTTTTGTTTTAAAAAAAGGAATTGTCTTACGGAATGGAAAATCCAAAAGGCTTTGAATCAACTTTTGCTCCTCATAGAGGACCGTCATCAAATTATCGGGTAAAAAAATCCAAGTTTCAGTCATACTTAAAAAGATTTATTTTCAAAATCTTGAAAAAACGAAGGATTGAATTTACGCTCCGTCCCTACAGAACTTGGAGGTCCGTAAAAAGGCATAATAATAAGATTATCTTCCAAACTCATGAGTTTTGTTTTTAAAATATTGCGCAGAGTCCGCTCTGCATATGTATTAGAAGTTTCGCCGATCATTCCTGCAGATAAGGATGTTCCGGTAAATACAATATTCTCAATTTGAAACATGTAAGAATATGATGAGTGTGCCGGAATTGCAAAATATCTTACAGGATAACCGGCTACATCTATAATCCCGTCACCTCTCAATGTATTTATTGTTACATTTTCAGAAAAACAGCTTCCGGCGTAAACCTTTGGGCTGTAAATTTTTAAAATGGTATTAAGCCCTGTTTCATAAGGGCTTTCAAGATTGTGCGTCAATAAAACGGCTTTTAAATTAAAGCCGTTTTGTTCGATTTGATGAATCATCTTTTCCGTTATCTTTGCAGGATCGATGATAACGGCATCCTTTGTGATTTCATTTCCGATAAGATAGGTATTTGCAAAAAGTTGGGGCGAAAAATGAAGATAAACTTTCATACAAATTCATCTCCTTCAGTAAAAACAGCCTCACGGGTATTGGATGACTTATAAGAAACCCCGTCTTCTTCCGCATGTAAAAATAAGGTCTTTTTTAAGTTGCAGTTTTGAAAATAAACATTCTTTAAAAACGAAAACATAAAACGCGAGCTGTAAAGATCAGAATCATTAAAAGAAACTTCTTCAGCATTGATTCCGTTAAAATTATTTTGTAAAAGCTCGGAATTTTTAAAATCCGTACGGATAATCTTTGCTCCGCCAAAGGAGGAAAACTGAATATCGGAACCTTGAAAATTACAAGAGTTTATTTCACAAAAATCAAAAAAACACATTCTAAGATGCAGATTAGTGAAATTACAGTTTTTAAATTTGCTGTTTGAAAATAAGCATCCTGTAAAGGATTTTTTTGAAAGATCTAAATCTTCAAATTCCAAACCGGATAAATTTAAACCGTTTAAAGAATCCGATTTTTTTAAAAGAGCGAGAAAATCTTGGTATTCCGTTTTTCTATCAAAACTAAACATCAGCTCCTTCTACAGGCTTGGACATATCGTAACCCAGTTCATAATAATGATTATTATTATAATCGAATTTTTTTATAACTTCAAAGCCGACCTTTTTTGTATGGGCTGCAAAGGAACGGGGATTTGCTTCGTTTATAAACGTAATTAAAATCGGAAAGCGTTTACTCATCTCTCGGCGAGAGGTTTCAAATAAATTGCGCACTACATTCTTTCCGCGATAAGCCTTGTCAATACAAACAGGCCCGTATTGAAAAGAGTTTTCCGTTGTCAGCTGCTTGCCAAGATAGCTTACATTAGGAAGATCCTTAATCATAAATTGGAACATAGGCCAGGCCGACCAAAAATCCCAAGAAGCGGCCATAGCATAGGCCACAACCTTTCCATTGTCGCAGGCTATGGTCAATCCGTTTTCTTTTTCGATAATAGCCTTAAACTGATCATAGGTAAATTCGGTAGTTACAAAACCGTCTTTTTTATCTTCTTCACTCACGGTAGACACATGATATCTTTTTTGAAGTTCAGCAACCATTTTAATGTCATCAATATTAGCATTTCTGTATTCCATAAGGGCTCCTTGTTATCCTATTCTAAACTAAAAAAAACTTCTTATTCAAGTAGTGAAGACCTTAATTCATAAACCTTTATTCGATTATCCAAAAAATCGGATAGGACTATTTTTTTACCGTCGGGGGAAACATCCAAACCTGTAGGCTGATTTCCTGCTTCAATGCTTTCGATACGGGTGAGGGTCTTTGTGTCGATTATATCGAGACGGCCGAAGACATACCCCTTGTACAAATAGCCCTTATCGGGATTATTCGGCCCTCTGCATGAAACATAGAGGATTTTTTTATCGGGTGAAAGCTGAATTGTGTTGGGATTAAAAAATACCTTGATAGTTGCAACAAGTTCATCCTTATCGGTAGAATAAACTTCAACAATATCGTTTTTCATATCCGAAACATAGATGAGCTTACGTTCATAATCTGTAACGATATGCCGCTTTGCTCCCTTTACCCCGCCCTCGTAAACGGTTTTATAATCGGCCAAAGATTTTTTTATAAGTTTGCATTGGGAATTGCCGGCCGAGTCTTCAAATTGGGCACAGTAGATAAATTTCCCGTCTTGAGAAAAAGCCATGCCTCTCGGTACTGCCTTAGTTTTTATCTTTTTTTCTTCTTTATAAGTAGAAGGATCGATGATGCTTATATCCTGCGAAGTCCAGTTACTCAAATAGACCCGATCAATAGCGGCATTATAGGCCATTACCTTACTCCAAGTGCCTGAAGTCTTTATAGTCCTTTTATATTCAAAAGATGTAAGATCAAAAACATGAATTGAAGCCGTCGGCATTTGACTAACCCATAATTCGTTTTTATGTTTTAAAACCAAGGATTCCACAAAACCGAATTTTTCTGCGTATTCTTTTGGGGGCGAAATTCGTTTTGTATTTCCGGTTTCAATATTTATAATATCGATGCCCGATCCGTCAAGAAGGGCTGCTGCAACGGTATTATTGTTTACAAAGGTTACGCTCTTAGGCTTTTTTCCTGTAGGAAAAACCTTAACTACATCGTATTTTGAATCTTCCGGAGAGAGAACTACAAAGGCTTTTTTATTTTGAATTAAAGTCAAATCAAAAGTATGGGTACGGAAGCCTTCTTTTTTTATAACAAGGGAAGCCGGCGTATCTTTTAAATTAAACTTCAAAAATCCTAAGGTTTTATCGGATGATATAAGCTTAGGTTCAACCTTATGTCCATCGGCAAAAAATTCCGCATTTTTATAAGGCTGAAGATTAAGATCTAAAACAAAATCGGCAAAAGCTGAAATAGCGTAAACAAAAAAGCAAAATATCAACAAATTTTTTTTCATAAAAGATAAAGAATAAATAGAAAGTTTCATAAATCTTATTTTGCTTTTTTTATGAAGCCTTGTCAATGGATTCACTTGACCTTTTTTTTAGTTTTTGATATATTATAATTATAATTTTGATACATCAAAACAGAGGATTTTAAATGACAAAAAGAAAATTAATAAGATCAAGTTTAGCAGTGCTTACTATATTATTAAGTTTGGTATTTTTCTCATGTTCTAAAACAGAGAAAACAAGCGAAACTAAGGATTCAGGTAAGATAAAAGTTACAGCCACAATAGGTATGGTTGCCGATATAGCAAAGGTTATCGGCGGAGATGAGGTAAATGTACAAGCCTTAATGGGAGCAGGGGTCGATCCCCACCTTTACAGGGCAAGTGCAGGAGATATGGAGAAGCTTCAAAAAGCCGATATCATTTTTTATAACGGGCTTCATCTTGAAGCAAAGATGGGAGAGGTTTTGCAAAAAATATCTTCTACCCGCAAAACTGTAGCAGTTGCCGAAAGTATCCCCAAGGAGCATCTATTACCCTTCGAGGAATCCGAATTCGATCCCCATGTTTGGTTTGATGTCAAGCTATGGAAATATGCAACGGAATCCGTATATAAAACATTGGCAGAATTTACTCCGCAAAAAAAAGAGGCTTTCAAGAAGAACTATGAAGCCTATATTTTAAAACTTGATGAACTTGACGAATTTATCAAAAAAAGAGCTTCGGAGATTCCGCAGGAAAAGAGAGTTATTGTTACCGCCCATGATGCCTTCAACTATTTCAGCAAGGCCTACGGTTTTGAAGTCAGAGGCTTACAAGGCATCAGCACAGTAAGCGAGGCAGGAGCAAAAGACGTGCAGGAGCTTGCAGACTTTATTACAAAAAGAAAACTTCCGGCCATCTTCGTTGAAAGCTCGGTGCCCGAAAAAAACGTAAAAGCCTTGCAGCAGGCTGTAAAGTCCAGAGGCTATGATGTTTCGATAGGCGGAGAACTTTTTTCGGATGCAATGGGAGATGAGGGCAGCTTTGAAGGAACATATATAGGAATGCTGACCCACAATATAAACACGATAATAGATGCCTTAAAAAAATAAAAGGTTTATTCTAATTAAGGATGATTTTATGAACAATTGCTGTGCCGAACATTCACAAGAAAATTTAATTCCGGCTTTTTGCGTTGAAGACCTAACCTTGGCTTACCGCGAAAAGCCTGTACTCTGGGACATAGACGTATGTGTCCCGCAAGGAGCAATGGAAGCCGTAGTCGGCCCAAACGGTGCCGGGAAATCGACCCTGCTTAAAGCAATGATGGGTATTCTTCCTATAGCATCAGGCGAAATAAAAATATTCGGAAAATCATATAAATCTCAAAGGAAAAGAATAGCCTATGTACCGCAAAGAAGTTCGGTCGATTGGGATTTCCCTACAACCGTCTTTGATGTTGTTTTAATGGGTTCATACGGGAATTTAGGATGGATAAAACGACCCGGGCAAAAAGAAAAAAAAGAAGCCCTATCAGCCTTGGAAAAGGTAGGCATGGCAGAGTTCGCAAAACGCCAGATAAGCGAGCTTTCAGGCGGCCAACAGCAAAGAGTTTTTTTGGCAAGGGCTCTTGTTCAAAATGCGGATCTTTATTTTATGGATGAACCCTTTCAAGGAGTCGATGCAGCGACCGAACAGGCTATTGTAAAACTTTTAAAAGAACTAAAAGCAAACGGAAAGACTCTTTTGGTTGTTCATCACGATCTTCAGACAGTAAAGGATTACTTTGATAGGGTTCTCTTATTGAATGTAAGATTAATAGCCGAGGGAAGTGTTGAAGAAGTTTTTACCGAAGAAAACTTGCGCAAAACCTATGGAGGCAGAATCGCCTACAATTCTGAAAAAAAATGAACGGGATAATAAAATTTTTTGCCGACTACACTTTGAGAAATGTTTTTTTAGGAACGATGCTTTTAGGAATCGGATCGGGCGTGGTAGGCAGCTTTGCCGTCTTACGTAAACAAAGCTTACTCGGAGATGCAATTGCACACGCAGCTCTCCCCGGAGTAGTAATAGCATTTTTACTTACAGGCTCTAAAATGACACTGCCTCTTTTACTAGGCGCAGGTATTACGGGACTAATAGGAACATTCTTTATAAACAACATTGTAAATAACTCAAAGGTTGACACGGATGCGGCTCAAGGGATTGTATTGGGTGTTTTTTTAGGCTTAGGCTTTTTGCTTTTAACCTACGTCCAAAAACTGCCGGGAGCCGGGAAAAGCGGTCTTGACAAATTTATCTTCGGACAGGCGGCAACTATCACACAACAAGATGTGATTATAATTTTTATAGTCGAAGCATTTATCCTTATAATTATTGCTCTTTTATGGAAAGAATTAAAACTATCTACATTTGATCCGGGATTTTCTCAATCAATAGGTTTTTCACCTAAAATAACGGAATTAATTTTGACGGTTTTAATCGTGATTACAATAGTTATAGGAATACAATCTGTCGGAGTAATTTTGATGAGTGCTCTTTTACTTGCACCTGCCGCTGCAGCAAGGCAATGGACTGATAGATTAAGCATAATGTGCCTCCTATCTGCCTTTTTTGGAGCCGCATCCGGAATGGGCGGAGCAGTAATTTCTTCTCAAGTTTTAAAAATGCCTACAGGACCTGTAATAGTTTGCTTTTTAACGGCCTTTACACTTATTTCAATCCTATTTAGTCCTCATAGAGGAATTATTCAGGCAAAAATAAAAAAACTTTATATAAAAACCAAAATACTTAAAAACATAGGGAATTAAATATATGAATATGGAAATAATATTAATTGCAATTATTGTCTCCGCTTCATGTGCCCTCTGCGGAGTATTTTTAGTTTTAAGAAGAATGTCTTTGATGAGCGATGCAATAAGCCACTCAATCATAATAGGAATCGTACTAGGTTTTTTTATAAGCAAAACCTTATCTTCAAGCATACCCTTGACAGGTGCCGTTATAGCCGGAATGGCCTCGGTTATATTTACAGAAGCCTTACAAAAAACAAAGCTTATAAAAAGCGATGCAGCCATAGGTCTTGTTTTTCCGTTTTTATTCAGCCTTGGAGTTATCTTGGTTTCACTCTATGCAGGAAATGTTCATTTGGATACCGATTCCGTCTTATTGGGAGAATTAGCCTTTGCACCCTTTGACCGAATAAATTTTTTTAATTTTTCTCTTCCCAAAAGCTTGGTTCAAATGAGCGGAATTCTTTTATTCGATTTACTTTTTATCATAATGTTTTTTAAAGAATTAAAGCTGACAACCTTTGATCCTAACTTGGCAAAATCAATAGGCTTTTCGCCTGCAATTATGCATTACGGATTAATGTTTGCAGTGAGCCTTACCTGCGTCGGAGCCTTTGATTCTGTCGGAGCCGTTTTAGTTACAGCCTTGATGATAGCTCCGGCTGCAGCAGCCCTCTTATTGACAAACAGTCTTTTTTATATGATAGCAATTTCAATTTTTATTGCTTCGGCGGCTTCAATAAGCGGCTTCTACCTTGCAGTAAAAATCGACGGAAGCATATCGGGTTCAATGGCAGCGATGACAGGGCTGTTTTTTTTACTTGCTTACCTATTCTCTCCAAAGGACGGATTGGTAAAACGAAGGGCCGAACAAAAAAATCTAAAAATAGATTTTGCCGTCAAGATGCTCATTGTGCATCTTTTGCATCATCAAGGTGAAGAAAATATGGACAGCGAATGCCGGGAAAAACATTTATGCGAGCATATTAACTGGACAGAAAAAAAAGCCCATACAGTAGTACTAGCGGCAAAACGGCTGGGATATATAAAAAAAGAAAACGGTTTACTTCTTTTGTCTCCATTAGGAAGGGACGAAGCGGAAAAATCGATAACAAATATTTAAGTTGAATAAATTTTTAGGAGGAAGAGTGCAAATCTCGCAAATTGCAACCGAAAATTATTTAAAATCTATTGTCAAATTTTTATCGGAAAGCGATAAAGATATAATTACTACCGGTGAGCTCGCAAAACTATTACATGTTACACCCGGTACGGTAACCTCGATGGCAAAAAAGCTTGAAAAAGAAGGATACATAGAATATCAAAATCGGATAGGATGCAGCCTTACCGAAAAAGGCAAAAAATACGGCCTTAATATTTTAAGACGTCACAGGCTAATCGAAACCTTTTTATTTCAAACTCTCAAAATGGATTGGAAGGATGTTCATAACGAAGCGGAAAATTTAGAACATGCAGCCTCTGATATCTTAATAGATAAAATAGACAAATACTTGGGAAAGCCTAAAAGAGATCCGCATGGGGCGGTGATACCTAAAAAAAATCAAAAAGAATATACATCTATAGACTTAAATTTAAATAAAGCAGCTTGCGGAATAGAATACTCAATAGCGAGGCTTACAGGTTCGGAAGCTCAATTTGAATATTATAAAAAAATAAATCTAAAATTAAATTCTAAGATCATACTTCAAAATAAAAATGAAGAAAGCGGTTTGGCCGAAATAATAATAGATGAAAATAAAGTCTCATGCTCCACAATGATTTTAAAAAACATCTTCGTCGAAAAAATTATTATTTAGACTGCTTTGAGTTTTTTAAAATATTCTCCGCATCTTTTTTTGCTTTATAAAATTTTTCTTTATTAAATTTATATTTTTCGATAGGCCTACATGTTTCGTCAATAATACCCATTTTTATTTTTGTTTTTAAAATATTAAATACCGCATCATCTATTCTTTTTAAAAAATCGGATTCTGCTTTCATTTTTTTTGAAATTACCTCTACGAGTTCTTTAAACTTAGGTTCGGAACACATTACCATATCACAGCCTGCTGCTAAAGCTAAAAGCACATTATCCTCTGTAGATCGCCCATCCGTTTTAAGGGCCTTCATAGCCATATCATCGGTAATAATTAAGCCCTTAAAATTTAATTCATTACGTAAAAATTTTTCTATTCCGATTTTTGAAAAACAAAAAGGCTTTTTCTCTATAAATGAAACTTCAGCATGAGAAATTAAAACAACTTCATCACTGCCATAAATAATTCGGCGAAAAGGATTAATAAAATCCCTATAAAAAATATCTTGATCAACATCAATAATACTTTTTGAAAGATGCGGATCTGTTTCCGCATTTCCGGGAAAATGCTTAACTGTAGAAAGCATCCCGCCCTTTTTCATCCCGGAAATAAAAGCTTTAGCATATCTTACTAAAACATCTTCATCATTAGAAAAAATGCGGTCATCCAAAAAACCGGAACCTTGTGATCTTTCTTTTTCAACAATAGGAGCTAAATTTAAATGTATACCCAATAAATTGATTTGCTCTGCCGTATGCGTGTATAGGGCTAGGGCTTCTTCTTCCGTTAATGTTTTCGCTATTTTTTTAGGTGAAGGGAGAGGTGATCCAATTTTTCGTATTCGATAAACACGTCCGCCTTCAAAATCGGATGCAAAAAAAGGTGGTATAAACGTTTTTGATTTGGACAAATTTTGTACAGACTGCTTTACCGATTTTATATAATAAGCACAAGCTTGAGGCGTATCCGAAAAATTATATCCGAATAAAATAAAAGCTCCCGGCGTATAAGAGTCAAAATAGGAACTTAAATAAGGAGGAAATTTTTTTTCCCCCTCAATACTCATCATTAAAACCTGAGAAGCTTTTTCTTCACTAGTCATTTTTGAAATATAAGATCGAATATCTGAATCATCGCCAAAAAGAAAAGAATAAACAAAAAAACAACAAAAGAAAGCAAAAAAATAACGTTTCATAAATATTCCAAGATTAAATAAGTTTTTGACTTTTTGCAATCTTAAAAAGTCTGGAGTTCCATAAATTATTTTGCATATACTTATCGCGTATATCGTTTTCACCTATAGCCAATACGTTTTTTTGCATCGATTTAAAAGCCTTGCTTAGATAAGCAATGGTTTGTGAAGAACTTTCTCCGTATAACTTAACGGATAAATCATAGCATAGATACATATATAAAGATGAATAAGGATCATTCTGATATAAGGATTCAACAGCCGATGTTTCCAAATCCGATAAAAAAACTTTACATTCTTCAATATCATACATTTTTGAAAAGTTAATTTTACAATTATAGTAATTATAAAAGGCATCAAACATCTTCTTACCGATAGATTTGTTATATATATTGGACCAAATCAAATCTTCAGTAATACTAAAACCTGATGTTAAATTTTTAAATTCCATAAGTCCGGAATTATTGTACTCACTATAAATCGAAGATATATCCAAATCCAATTTTTCAAAATCATTTTTTAAAACAGGATAAAATAAAAATGATTCGAGTAAAAACAATAAAGCGTCATCGGTATAATCTATATATTTTAGTAAAAGCTCTTGTCCGTTTTTTATTTGCCCCATATAAATTAAAGAACGGGCATACCAAGATTTACATAAGGGCTCTAATTTATCAAAATATAAATTTGCAAAATCAGACGCTGTCTTAAAATTTTCTGCAGCCTTACTAAATTCTCCTATTTGCAAATATACACGTCCTTTCATAAAAAGATATGGAATTTTCCAATCTTGTTCAAAATATTCATCAACAGCAGCGGCTAAACGGTCTAAAAAAGTTATAGATTGTTTTAAATTATTTTGTAAAAAATAAACAATACTAATATTAAACAATGCATCACAGATAAAAGATGTATCATGAGAGTGTTCGGCATTGTCAAGAGCATAAGAAAAATAAGTAATAGCATCGGATATTTTATTTTCCGTTAAATTAAAAAAAGCAAGTAATGAAAAAGCTCTATACTCTCCCGACTCCAATTTATTTTCTTGAAAAAAACCGATTGCAGTTTTTAGATATGCATAAGACTTTGCCGTACTGTCATCTATATTTGCAATAATCGAATTTTGATAATATTTTAATGCATCATAAAAAGTCTCATTTTTATATTTTTTTAAATCTAAACCTTCAATAGAAGAATCCGAATAATTGTGAAATATTGAAGCAAGTAAAAAATCGTGCTTACATTTAAAATTTAAAGAATCAAATATTTTTTCAGCCTCAGAATTTGCATTTAGAATTCCTTTTTTATATTTAGCCCATAAATATTCCGCTATATTCGAATCAGCCGTATTTTTGCCGGGATTAATACGTCTTTCAATAATTTCGGGTAAGCCATAGGGAACGGCATAGATATTATTTTCAACCAAAATAATTCCTATTGAATACATCCAAGCATAAATATCATCAAAAAAATTCTTGCTCTTATTCAATGAAAGCAAAAAATCGGTAATTTCATCGTAAAAAAAGTATTTACCTGAAGAAAGAATAATATATATCAACTGTAATAAATCATCAGGAATATTATATATTGAAGGCAGGGAAGAATCCAAAGCTTCTATTTCTATATATTTATTAACTGCATATATTTTTTCTGCTTCTTCCAAATTTTTTTTATCGTTTATATTATCGATTAAAACTTTTACATATTTTCCGCCATTTTGTTTTTTTATATAATTTTTCAAGTATATTGCAGCATTTGTTAAAAAGGCATCAACAAAATACTGAGGCATATTTTTAGAAAACCTGTGTTTTTTTAGATAGATATAAACATTTTTTGTGGCTAAAAAAGAAGCTCTATCTTCATTACTCATAGCCTTTAAACAATCATTATCTAAAGGATTAGCCAAAATAAAATTATATAAGGCCCAAAAATAATTATCATTCCTATGCAGTATTATTGAAGCATTTTTTTCAATA
It encodes:
- a CDS encoding metal-dependent transcriptional regulator, giving the protein MQISQIATENYLKSIVKFLSESDKDIITTGELAKLLHVTPGTVTSMAKKLEKEGYIEYQNRIGCSLTEKGKKYGLNILRRHRLIETFLFQTLKMDWKDVHNEAENLEHAASDILIDKIDKYLGKPKRDPHGAVIPKKNQKEYTSIDLNLNKAACGIEYSIARLTGSEAQFEYYKKINLKLNSKIILQNKNEESGLAEIIIDENKVSCSTMILKNIFVEKIII
- a CDS encoding metal ABC transporter permease, producing MNMEIILIAIIVSASCALCGVFLVLRRMSLMSDAISHSIIIGIVLGFFISKTLSSSIPLTGAVIAGMASVIFTEALQKTKLIKSDAAIGLVFPFLFSLGVILVSLYAGNVHLDTDSVLLGELAFAPFDRINFFNFSLPKSLVQMSGILLFDLLFIIMFFKELKLTTFDPNLAKSIGFSPAIMHYGLMFAVSLTCVGAFDSVGAVLVTALMIAPAAAALLLTNSLFYMIAISIFIASAASISGFYLAVKIDGSISGSMAAMTGLFFLLAYLFSPKDGLVKRRAEQKNLKIDFAVKMLIVHLLHHQGEENMDSECREKHLCEHINWTEKKAHTVVLAAKRLGYIKKENGLLLLSPLGRDEAEKSITNI
- a CDS encoding M48 family metallopeptidase codes for the protein MLSVFLEIIYERQLRKINLKILTDFINLIKEEALSNGAEFMQTQGSFYFLFKKKSIAYAFSTARFLYNINKILVSYKNKISEVRCITDYYEEDVSNETLLESLLQYKKQLIPETGMFASKAASDKLSKYIDFDETDSSLLLCNVFNFFENINLIYNKNIEKNASIILHRNDNYFWALYNFILANPLDNDCLKAMSNEDRASFLATKNVYIYLKKHRFSKNMPQYFVDAFLTNAAIYLKNYIKKQNGGKYVKVLIDNINDKKNLEEAEKIYAVNKYIEIEALDSSLPSIYNIPDDLLQLIYIILSSGKYFFYDEITDFLLSLNKSKNFFDDIYAWMYSIGIILVENNIYAVPYGLPEIIERRINPGKNTADSNIAEYLWAKYKKGILNANSEAEKIFDSLNFKCKHDFLLASIFHNYSDSSIEGLDLKKYKNETFYDALKYYQNSIIANIDDSTAKSYAYLKTAIGFFQENKLESGEYRAFSLLAFFNLTENKISDAITYFSYALDNAEHSHDTSFICDALFNISIVYFLQNNLKQSITFLDRLAAAVDEYFEQDWKIPYLFMKGRVYLQIGEFSKAAENFKTASDFANLYFDKLEPLCKSWYARSLIYMGQIKNGQELLLKYIDYTDDALLFLLESFLFYPVLKNDFEKLDLDISSIYSEYNNSGLMEFKNLTSGFSITEDLIWSNIYNKSIGKKMFDAFYNYYNCKINFSKMYDIEECKVFLSDLETSAVESLYQNDPYSSLYMYLCYDLSVKLYGESSSQTIAYLSKAFKSMQKNVLAIGENDIRDKYMQNNLWNSRLFKIAKSQKLI
- a CDS encoding glycoside hydrolase family 3 N-terminal domain-containing protein; translated protein: MKRYFFAFFCCFFVYSFLFGDDSDIRSYISKMTSEEKASQVLMMSIEGEKKFPPYLSSYFDSYTPGAFILFGYNFSDTPQACAYYIKSVKQSVQNLSKSKTFIPPFFASDFEGGRVYRIRKIGSPLPSPKKIAKTLTEEEALALYTHTAEQINLLGIHLNLAPIVEKERSQGSGFLDDRIFSNDEDVLVRYAKAFISGMKKGGMLSTVKHFPGNAETDPHLSKSIIDVDQDIFYRDFINPFRRIIYGSDEVVLISHAEVSFIEKKPFCFSKIGIEKFLRNELNFKGLIITDDMAMKALKTDGRSTEDNVLLALAAGCDMVMCSEPKFKELVEVISKKMKAESDFLKRIDDAVFNILKTKIKMGIIDETCRPIEKYKFNKEKFYKAKKDAENILKNSKQSK